A single genomic interval of Tursiops truncatus isolate mTurTru1 chromosome 1, mTurTru1.mat.Y, whole genome shotgun sequence harbors:
- the MRTO4 gene encoding mRNA turnover protein 4 homolog isoform X1 yields MPKSKRDKKVSLTKTAKKGLELKQNLIEELRKCVDTYKYLFVFSVANMRNSKLKDVRSAWKHSRMFFGKNKVMMVALGRSPSDEYKDNLHQVSKKLRGEVGLLFTNRTKEEVNEWFTKYTEMDYARAGNKATFTVSLDPGPLEQFPHSMEPQLRQLGLPTALKKGVVTLLSDYEVCKEGDVLTPEQARVLKLFRYEMAEFKVTVKYVWDAESGRFQQMGDDLPESAPESEVESEEDDDS; encoded by the exons ATGCCCAAATCCAAGCGCGACAAGAAAG TCTCCCTCACCAAAACCGCCAAGAAAGGCTTAGAACTGAAACAGAACTTGATAGAAGAG CTTCGGAAATGTGTGGACACATACAAGTACCTCTTCGTCTTCTCCGTGGCCAACATGAGGAACAGCAAGCTGAAGGATGTCCGCAGTGCCTGGAAGCACAGCCG GATGTTCTTTGGCAAAAACAAAGTGATGATGGTGGCCCTGGGTCGAAGCCCATCTGACGAGTACAAAGACAATCTGCATCAG GTCAGCAAGAAGTTGAGGGGTGAAGTTGGTCTCCTTTTCACCAATCGCACTAAGGAGGAAGTGAACGA GTGGTTCACGAAATACACGGAGATGGACTACGCCCGAGCTGGGAACAAAGCCACTTTCACCGTGAGCCTGGACCCGGGGCCCCTGGAGCAGTTCCCGCACTCCATGGAGCCACAGCTGAGGCAGCTGGGCCTGCCCACGGCCCTCAAGAAAG GTGTGGTGACCCTGCTGTCCGACTACGAGGTGTGCAAGGAGGGTGATGTGCTGACCCCGGAGCAGGCCCGTGTCCTG AAGCTTTTCAGGTATGAAATGGCCGAATTCAAGGTGACCGTCAAGTACGTGTGGGACGCGGAGTCCGGAAGGTTCCAGCAGATGGGAGATGACTTGCCAGAGAGCGCGCCCGAGTCGGAAGTAGAATCAGAGGAAGACGACGACAGCTGA
- the MRTO4 gene encoding mRNA turnover protein 4 homolog isoform X2 — protein MRNSKLKDVRSAWKHSRMFFGKNKVMMVALGRSPSDEYKDNLHQVSKKLRGEVGLLFTNRTKEEVNEWFTKYTEMDYARAGNKATFTVSLDPGPLEQFPHSMEPQLRQLGLPTALKKGVVTLLSDYEVCKEGDVLTPEQARVLKLFRYEMAEFKVTVKYVWDAESGRFQQMGDDLPESAPESEVESEEDDDS, from the exons ATGAGGAACAGCAAGCTGAAGGATGTCCGCAGTGCCTGGAAGCACAGCCG GATGTTCTTTGGCAAAAACAAAGTGATGATGGTGGCCCTGGGTCGAAGCCCATCTGACGAGTACAAAGACAATCTGCATCAG GTCAGCAAGAAGTTGAGGGGTGAAGTTGGTCTCCTTTTCACCAATCGCACTAAGGAGGAAGTGAACGA GTGGTTCACGAAATACACGGAGATGGACTACGCCCGAGCTGGGAACAAAGCCACTTTCACCGTGAGCCTGGACCCGGGGCCCCTGGAGCAGTTCCCGCACTCCATGGAGCCACAGCTGAGGCAGCTGGGCCTGCCCACGGCCCTCAAGAAAG GTGTGGTGACCCTGCTGTCCGACTACGAGGTGTGCAAGGAGGGTGATGTGCTGACCCCGGAGCAGGCCCGTGTCCTG AAGCTTTTCAGGTATGAAATGGCCGAATTCAAGGTGACCGTCAAGTACGTGTGGGACGCGGAGTCCGGAAGGTTCCAGCAGATGGGAGATGACTTGCCAGAGAGCGCGCCCGAGTCGGAAGTAGAATCAGAGGAAGACGACGACAGCTGA